Proteins from one Scleropages formosus chromosome 14, fSclFor1.1, whole genome shotgun sequence genomic window:
- the LOC108920041 gene encoding fidgetin-like, with the protein MQWTPEHAQWAEQHFDISSTTRSPAHKAEAYVGHLQQTYHYAWANDDISALTASNLLKRYAEKYSGILEGHGERTPLSSYAETAPALLNGRKCESETWQDRVYPMSCIPDAVSVSKSGAAAALATADVSTSVGSSPGLAGTMTEPSYSSTNCGSHVVGGLHAALPTQEYSAGYSGSFLHSSYSGQPALSSPHPSPLHGSGLLQPPPPPPPPSLVPSYGTGSSSLPSYNYPSVEYPAQTAVASGYSHGGAPPPSVYLPSDIAAPTPLPPSSLPGYSYQPHNLPPIAPTPLNSNSASSLKRKAFYITGQGEINSGYGNFSYNQQRSTESPIYCVPDNSIPNTAGGNGFDRNAETSSLAFKPTKQLMPSDQKRKFSSQSSRVPTPPSYPAARGSLAGSQSVEPFGKFASPVTSEQSDEHGQLSRLMPGSSVGTAASSTHPAREQFEGVEPHLVELITSEISRQDTPVDWSDIAGLELVKATIKEELLWPMLRPDVFSELSAIPRSILLFGPQGTGRTLLSRCIASQLGAAFFQLSGSALVTKWLDEGEKIVRASFLVARCRQPAVVFISDVDLLLSAQLGEESSVNRVRRELLMQLDNVLAPSEENVVVICSTSKPEEIDESLRRYFMKRFLIPLPDSTARQQIISQLLSQHNYCLSEKEVALLVMRTEGFSGLDIAQLCQEAVVGLLQATGAELSSILPSQLRPVTYQDFKNVFCKIQPSKTQKELETYTEWNRMFGCSH; encoded by the coding sequence ATGCAGTGGACCCCAGAGCATGCACAGTGGGCGGAACAGCACTTCGACATCTCATCCACCACCCGCTCCCCAGCACACAAGGCTGAGGCCTACGTAGGCCACCTGCAGCAGACCTACCACTACGCCTGGGCCAACGATGACATCTCTGCTCTGACTGCCTCCAACCTTCTAAAGAGGTATGCTGAGAAGTACTCTGGCATTTTGGAGGGCCACGGTGAACGGACGCCGCTAAGCTCCTATGCAGAAACCGCACCGGCACTTCTGAACGGACGGAAGTGCGAAAGCGAGACTTGGCAGGATCGTGTCTATCCAATGAGCTGCATACCAGACGCAGTGTCTGTGAGCAAGTCTGGGGCAGCAGCTGCTCTAGCCACGGCAGATGTCTCCACCAGTGTCGGCAGCTCTCCTGGGCTGGCTGGCACCATGACGGAGCCCAGCTACTCCAGCACCAACTGTGGAAGTCATGTGGTCGGTGGCCTTCACGCAGCACTGCCGACCCAGGAGTACTCGGCTGGTTACAGTGGCTCCTTCCTGCATTCTAGTTACAGCGGGCAGCCAGCTCTTTCCTCGCCCCACCCTTCACCTCTGCACGGCTCTGGGCTCCTTCAGCCgccgcccccaccccctccaccgtCACTGGTTCCCAGTTATGGCACCGGCTCTTCAAGTCTCCCCAGCTATAATTACCCCTCAGTAGAGTATCCAGCACAGACTGCGGTTGCCTCGGGGTACAGTCACGGGGGTGCACCGCCTCCATCTGTCTACCTACCGTCAGATATTGCCGCTCCGACTCCCTTGCCCCCCTCCTCTCTACCTGGCTATTCCTACCAGCCCCACAACCTTCCACCAATTGCGCCAACACCTCTGAACAGTAATTCGGCCAGTTCTCTGAAAAGAAAGGCTTTCTATATAACAGGGCAGGGAGAAATAAACTCGGGATATGGTAATTTCAGCTATAACCAGCAACGTTCCACAGAAAGTCCTATATATTGTGTGCCAGATAACAGCATTCCAAATACAGCCGGAGGGAATGGATTTGATAGAAATGCTGAGACCTCATCTTTGGCATTTAAGCCCACGAAGCAGCTGATGCCCTCTGatcagaaaagaaaatttagCAGCCAGTCCAGCAGAGTTCCGACCCCTCCGTCCTACCCTGCAGCCAGAGGCTCTTTGGCAGGATCACAGTCAGTAGAGCCTTTTGGAAAGTTTGCATCCCCAGTCACGAGTGAGCAGAGTGATGAGCACGGACAGCTCTCACGCTTGATGCCAGGATCAAGCGTTGGCACTGCGGCCTCATCTACCCATCCCGCAAGGGAGCAGTTTGAGGGCGTTGAACCACATCTTGTAGAACTGATTACCAGTGAGATTAGCCGGCAGGATACCCCTGTGGACTGGAGTGACATTGCTGGACTGGAACTGGTCAAAGCTACAATAAAAGAGGAGCTTCTGTGGCCCATGCTGAGACCAGATGTGTTTAGTGAACTTTCGGCCATACCCCGGAGCATTCTCCTGTTCGGACctcagggaacaggtaggacgTTGTTGAGTCGCTGCATAGCCAGCCAGCTGGGGGCTGCGTTCTTCCAGCTTAGCGGCTCTGCCCTGGTCACCAAATGGTTGGACGAGGGTGAGAAGATTGTTCGCGCCTCCTTCCTGGTGGCTCGGTGTCGCCAGCCGGCTGTGGTGTTCATCAGCGATGTTGATCTTCTGCTGTCCGCCCAGCTCGGTGAAGAGAGCTCCGTGAACAGAGTCAGGAGAGAGCTTCTCATGCAGCTAGACAATGTCCTGGCCCCTTCTGAGGAGAACGTGGTGGTCATATGCTCCACCAGTAAGCCGGAGGAGATTGACGAGTCCCTGAGAAGGTACTTCATGAAACGTTTCCTCATCCCTTTACCAGACAGCACAGCAAGGCAACAAATAATTAGCCAGCTGCTCTCTCAGCACAACTACTGCCTCAGTGAGAAAGAGGTGGCATTGCTCGTCATGCGGACAGAGGGCTTCTCGGGGCTGGACATAGCCCAACTGTGCCAGGAGGCAGTAGTGGGCCTGCTCCAAGCCACTGGGGCCGAACTTTCCTCCATCTTACCCAGTCAGTTGAGGCCGGTCACTTATCAAGACTTCAAGAACGTGTTTTGCAAAATTCAACctagcaaaacacaaaaagagctAGAGACGTACACCGAGTGGAACAGGATGTTTGGTTGTAGCCACTGA